The sequence below is a genomic window from Clostridium putrefaciens.
TAATCAACATCTTTTCTTCTGGTGTACCAAGCTTTAGTGCTAGTTCAAAGTGTTGCTTTAAATGACGATATTCACCATGCACAGGCATAAAAAATTTAGGTTTAACTAATGTATGCATAAGCTTTAATTCTTCTTGACATGCATGCCCTGAAACATGAACATCAGCTAAAGCCTCATATATAACATCTGCACCTTTTTTAAATAATTGATTTATAACTTTAGACACTAGTTTTTCATTTCCAGGGATAGGTGTTGCTGATATAATTACCATGTCCCCTTCTATAATATTTACTTTTCTATGTTCAGAGGCAGCCATTCTAGTTAATGCTGACATTGGCTCTCCCTGGCTTCCTGTAGTTATAATAACTAACTTATCATTTGGATACTTATTTATAGCGTCTATATTTATAAGTATGTCCTTTTCGAAATTAAGATATCCAAGTTCTGTAGCTACGCCAACTATATTTTCCATACTTCTACCAGAAACAGCTACTTTTCTATTATATTTTGAAGCTGCTGTTATTATCTGCTGAATTCTATGAATATTTGATGCGAAAGTAGCAACAATAATTCTTCCTTTAGCTGTGGAAAATATATTTTTAAAAGTTTCTCCAACCGTACTTTCTGACATTGTGTATCCTGATCTTTCAACATTTGTACTATCTGCTAGCATAAGTAATACACCTTTTCTTCCAAGATCAGCAAATCTAGATAAATCAGCTACATCTCCATCTATCGGTGTATAGTCTATCTTAAAATCTCCAGTATGGAGTATAGCTCCTAATGGAGTATGGATAGCTATAGCTACAGAATCAGCTATGCTATGATTAGTTTTTATAAATTCTACAGATACACTTTGCAATTTAATTATATCTTTAGGACTTACCCTTATTAATTCTGTGGTGCTTAAAAGTCCATGTTCCTTAAGTTTTGTTTCTACTATTCCAAGTGTAAGCTTAGTTCCGTAAATAGGCACATTTAGCTGTTTAAGAACATAAGGCAGTGCACCTATATGATCTTCGTGTCCATGAGTTAAGAATATTCCCCTTACCTTATCCTTGTTCTTTATAAGATATGTTACATCTGGTATTACTATATCTATACCAAACATATCCTCATCAGGGAACTTTAGCCCGCAGTCAATTACAATAATGTCCTCTTTATATTCTATGACGGTCAAATTTTTACCGATTTCATTGACTCCGCCAAGAGGAATTATCTTTACTTTTTCCTTTTCCTTTTTCAAATCAACTTTCCTCCTTTTATGTTAAAAACCACAGCTAGTCTTTATTATCCTTTTTATAACATTCTTCGCAAATACCAAAAAACTTTACACTGTGATCTTTGATTTTGAATTTGTAGCCTTTTTCAATTTTTTCTTCTAACGATTCTAAAAGATCCCCTTGAACCTCTATTACTTTTCCACAGTTATTACATATTAAATGATGATGTCTATGAGTTTCATCTTCATGAACTAATTCATATCTACTACACCCATCATTTAAATCTAATTTATATATTATGCCAAGCTCCTCAAGTAAAACTATAGTTCTATATACTGTAGCTAAACCAATTTCAGGGCATGTTTTTTTAACCTGATCATAAATTTCTTCAACGGTTAAATGACTTCCCTCATTATCGATTATAGTATCTACTATAGCCCTTCTTTGAGGAGTTAGCTTATATCCTCTTTCTTTTAGATCTTCTTTTAATTTATTAATTTGTGCTGATGTTAAAATTGACATCATAAATACCCCATTTCACCAATTAATTAAGCTGATCCTCTGAGAAAATTGCACCATAGGCTTCAGCTACCATTTCAAATTCTTCATCATTGTCTACAGTAACTAAAACATCATTTCCTTCATGATCTTTTAATATCTTTAAAGCAATTGCATCGGTTTCACTTTCCTGCATAGAAGATACTATTAAGTATTCATTTCCTTCTATATCAAACTTTGTAATTATTTCAAATTCAATTTCATTTCCCTCTTCGTCTTCAAGAACTACTGTATCTACGTTTTCTTCCAATTTATTCTCTCCCTTATTAATATCATTTTGAAAGTTACATCCATTTTCACTAAATGTTACTTAGAGATTCTATCTAAGTAACCTTGAAGTATATATGTAGCTGCAACCTTATCTATTATTTTCTTTCTCTTTGCTCTTGAAAGGTCTGCTTCTAACATTGCCCTTTCAGCAGCAACTGTTGTAAGTCTTTCATCCCACATTTGTATAGGTAAATTTAAAGCTTTTTTTATATGTTCTGTAAAGCTTAATATACTTTCTCCTTGAGGCCCTATGCTTCCATTCATATTTTTAGGTAGACCAACTACAATAGTCTCTACCCCATATTCTTCACATATTGTCCTAAGCTCGTCTAAGTCGCTTTTTTTATTTTTTCTTCTAATAGTTGTGATCCCTTGAGCTGTATAACCTAGAGGGTCACTTATAGCTACCCCAATAGTTTTAGTTCCCATATCAAGTCCTAATATCCGCATAAATTGTCCCCTTTTAAAATATTAAAATAATAAGTGCCCCAAAGGGCACTTATTATTTTATACCTAAATAAGATTTTAAAACTTCTTCAAGTATTTCATCTCTTTCAAGCTTTCTTACTAAAGCCCTCGCACCATTATAATTTGTTATATAAGTTGGATCTCCAGAAATTAAATAGCCTACTAATTGATTTACAGGATTATATCCCTTTTCCTGCAAAGAATCAAAAACCTCTGTAAGTATCTTTTTAGTTAAAGCTTGTTTATCCCTATCAAAATCAAACTGCATAGTATTTTCATTATTACTCATATTTTTGCTGCAAAAAAACTAAAAGTTTAAAGCAGCTTCACCCCCTTACACATTATGAATTAAATGTAAGAATGATATTTCAATATATATTGTTTATCTTTACATCTACACTTATTCAAATCCTCGATGTTCATATTTATATTATAAATCAAAACATCCAAATTGTACACTACATAAATTATGAGTTTAGAATAAAAAAAATTAGGAAGAAATTATACCTATTTATAATTGAAAAGATTTTTACTTTATTAATTCTTTAAGTGTTTCTTCTACGCTTTCTAAAGCTTCTTTAATCTTCTCAATATTCTTCCCACCAGCTTCTGCCATATCAGGTCTTCCGCCTCCGCCTCCGCCAGCTATAGTTGCAGCTTTCTTTATTATCTTGCCGCAATGTACGCCTTTAGATACCGCATCCTTTGATGCCATAGCGACTAGATTAACCTTATTTTCTTTGCTACTAGCAAGAACTATTAAACTATTTTGAATCTTATTCCTTAATTTATCTGCAATCTCTCTCAACTCATTTGAATCCATATTTTGAAGTTCAGATGTTATTATTTTAAATCCAAACACATCTTTTACATCATTTAACATTTCATCTTCTAATCCTTTTGCAAGTTCAGATTTCAACTGATAAATTTCTTTTTCTTTATCCTTTAACTCTTCAATATTACTATTAATTTTAACTATAAGGTCCTTTTCCGAACATTTTAAAATTGAAGAACTCTCTTTTAGTCGCATTTCCTTGTTTTCAAGATAATCTATAGACTTAAATCCAGTTATAGCCTCTACTCTTCTTATCCCTGAAGCTACCCCTGATTCAGATAAAATCTTAAACAATCCTATCTCTCCAGAATTATTAACATGGGTTCCTCCACAAAGTTCTTTACTAAAAGATTCTATAGATACAACCCTTACATTTTCTTTGTATTTATCCTCAAATAGAGCTATAGCACCAGTATCTTTAGCCTCCTTTATAGTCATTTCTTCTGTAGTTACTTTAAATGCTTCCATTATTTTTTCATTAACAAGCATCTCTACTTCTTTTATTTGCGTCCATGTAACTCCTTCAAAATGCGTAAAGTCAAATCTTAACTTATCCTCATCTACGTAAGACCCCGACTGTGCAATATGATTTCCTAAAACTCTTTTTAAAGCTTCATGTAATAAATGAGTAGCTGTGTGGTTTCTACAAATAGCTTTTCTTCGCTTATGATTTAACTCTAAGTTAACCACATCATTAATAGATACTTCTCCATTAATAACATTAACAAAATGCATTATCTTTCCTGAGATATTCTTCTTACAATCATAAACATCAGCTTTAAAGAAGTCATTTTCTATGATTCCTTGGTCTCCTACTTGCCCACCCATTTCTGCATAAAACGGTGTACTTTCTACTAATATAATTCCACTTTCTCCAGCTTTTAAAGTAGATACGTTTTCTTCTCCCTTTATTAAAAGCAATACTTTCGAAGTATCTTTAAATCTTTTATACCCTACAAAGTTAGAATTTAAATCTTTATCTATGCCTTCCAATATGCCGCTATTACTTCCCATATAGTTTGTTTCATTCCTAGCACCTCTTGCTCTTTTTCTTTGAAGTTCCATTTCTTTATTAAATCCTTCTACATCTACAGTTAACCCTTTTTCATTCAATATTTCTTCAGTTAACTCTAAAGGGAATCCAAAGGTATCGTAAAGTTTAAAAGCCTTAATTCCTTCTAAAGAGGTTTTACCTTCCTTTTGGAATTCTTGTATATATTCTTTTAATATGTCTATGCCTGCATCAATAGTTTCATTAAACCTTTCTTCTTCTAGTAGTATAACTTTATTTATATACTCTTTTTTATCTATTAACTCTTTATATGCGCCACCATAATTTTCTATTACCTTTTCAACTATGTCATTAATAAATGTTCTTTTTATTCCTAAAAGCCTTCCATGTCTTGCAGCTCTTCTAAGAAGTCTTCTTAATACATAACCTCTTCCTTCATTAGAAGGTAAAACTCCATCGGCTATTAAAAAAGCCACACTTTTAGCATGATCTGCTATTATCCTTAAAGACACATCAACATTTTTTTCTTTTCCATAAGTAACCTTTGATATGGTTGCTACTTGTAATAGTATATCCTTTATACTATCAATTTCAAATATATTTTCTGTTCCTTGCATAATTGTAGCAATTCTTTCAAGCCCCATACCTGTATCAATATTAGGATGGTCTAACTTATTATATACTCCATTTTCATCCTTATTAAATTGAGTAAATACCAGGTTCCAAAATTCCACTATTCTATCATTTTCTGAAGCTTCAATGAAATCTTCCTTAGTTTTTATTTCACCTTCACCTCTATCAAAGTGTATTTCTGAGCATGGTCCACAAGGTCCTTGACCTATCTCCCAGAAGTTATCTTCTTTTCCTAATCTAAATATCATATTTGGATCTATATCTGTTTTATTTACCCATATATCAAAAGCTTCATCATCTTCTAAATAAATAGTTACATATAACTTATCTTTTGGTATATCTAAAACCTTAGTAACAAACTCCCAAGACCATGGTATTATTTCATCTTTAAAGTAGTCTCCAAATGAAAAGTTACCTAACATTTCAAAAAAGGTAGCATGCCTTGAAGTCTTACCTACATTATCTATGTCTCCTGTTCTGATGCATTTTTGGCATGTGGTCACCCTTTTACTTGGTGGCGTTTTAAGCCCTGTAAAATAAGGCTTTAATGGTGCCATACCTGCATTTATAAGTAGTAAGCTTTTATCTTCTTTTGGAACTAACGGAAAACTTTCTATTACCAAATGATTTTTAGCCTCGAAAAATTTCAAATATGTTTCTCTTAATTCATTCAAACTCATGTATTTCATATACATATGCCCCCTAATATAATTTTTATAAAATTGAAACAAAAAAAACTCTCATCCCAAACAGGGACGAAAGCTATACTTCCGCGGTACCACCCTAATTATGCATATTAAATGCATCTCTTTAATATTTAGCTCTGAGATAGCTTTCATCCCTTAATTTAAGAAGTTTTCACCGCACACTTCCTCTCTATATAAATCTAATAGGACTACTCTTTCTCTTCACAGCTAAAATATTTATTTATATGAAGATTATAGATTATACTTATATTTATGTCAATATTTTAAGAAATATTTTTAAAATAAGTAGTAGTTTATATCCTCATAAACAACCTTTATAATAACACCTATAGGAACCGCAACAATAAGCCCTAATAGCCCACCTAGTTTGCCTCCTATTAATATCAATAAGATAATTATCATAGGATGCATGGATGTGCTGTAACCTATGATCTTAGGGGATACAACATCTCCTTCTATTTGTTGAATTATATATAAAAACAGTGTAATCCATAATGCCTTTTCTGTAGACTTAAATAAAGCCATAATTATAATAGGAACTGCTCCAAACAAAGGTCCAAAGTAAGGTATTATGTTAAAGAGTCCATTTATCAAGGATAACAATAAAGGGAATTCTATTTTAAAAACTACTAGTGATACAAATGTAAAAATCCAAATCACAAAGGAAAGTATAAATTGACTTATTATATATCGTCCTAATATCTCATCTATATCTTTAGCAATGTTAGTTACAACCCTTCTATTTTTAACTGGAAAGATCATAAGAAACTTCTCTGAAATAACCTTTTCATCTATTAAAAAATAATAAGATAAAACAGGAACTACCGCATAGCCTAAAGAATTTTCTCCAATTTCTATTATAGTCTCTACAGTACTATTTGAAATATCAACTATATATCTATTTACTTTTTCCCCTATTAATTCTTCTAATACCATTAGGGTTTTATTATTAGATAACCTTAACCTTTCATATATATTGCTTATAAAGCTTTCTATATACTCTAACCTAGGATATAAGTTTTTACTTTCTCTAATTATTATAGGTATTATTGTAATAAATGAAAATATAAATAACACTAAAAAAAAGCTTATAATAAATATTGCTGAAATCTTTTTATTTATTCCAAGTTGCATAACCTTTTTGTGAACTGGTTTTAAGCTATAGGCTAGTATAAATGAAAGTATAGCTATACTCCCTAATTTCCTAACTATGTCAATAGAAAATAATATATATACTATTAATAATAAGCCTATAAATATAACTAAGCATTTTATCTTTTTATTTAAAACCTTCATATTCTTACCTCTATAATAGAGCTTACCATAACCTTTTAATTGGTAAGTTCACAAATTCTATTCCTTCCTTTTTACAAATAATTATATTATCATCACCCAATATAAGATTTCTTGGTGATATTATCTTTTTGTTACTAAATAACTTATATAAAAAACCTTCACATATTACCACTGCTTTTATAGTGTAATCTTCAGGGTCTATTATTATATCTTCCAAAAAACCTATTATATTACCCTCCTTATCTATAACTTCTAAGTGTCTTATACTATTAAACTCTAAGAAGCTATTATTACATTTACCTTTCGCTATTATTCTTTCATTTATGTATATTATATCCTTAATAGAAATGTTTATATCCTTTGCTATTAGAGATTGAGACGATATTTTAAACCCTGTAACTTTAGCTTTTGAAAAATTAATTAAAATATCCTTAACCGTCCCCATACTCTTACCATCTTTATCTATAACCTTTTTAAAAATTATATCTTTATATCTCCACATACTATAAATCATCCCTATCTTTTAAATAACTTCTCTTATTAAACTTAATTATGCTTATATATATATGTTGCCTAATAACGCAAAAATAATACCCATGATTGGGTATTATCTTTGTATATCATATATTTAATATCTATTCTCCATGAACTTCACTATGTAATTCATCATGGTTATGTTCTTTGTAATCCCATGGTTTAAGCCCAATAGATTCTCTATAATTGTTTATAGCTTTATGAATTGCTTCTTCTGCCAAAACTGAACAGTGCATTTTAATAGCTGGCAGACCATCTAAGGCTTCTGCAACAGCT
It includes:
- a CDS encoding ribonuclease J, whose product is MKKEKEKVKIIPLGGVNEIGKNLTVIEYKEDIIVIDCGLKFPDEDMFGIDIVIPDVTYLIKNKDKVRGIFLTHGHEDHIGALPYVLKQLNVPIYGTKLTLGIVETKLKEHGLLSTTELIRVSPKDIIKLQSVSVEFIKTNHSIADSVAIAIHTPLGAILHTGDFKIDYTPIDGDVADLSRFADLGRKGVLLMLADSTNVERSGYTMSESTVGETFKNIFSTAKGRIIVATFASNIHRIQQIITAASKYNRKVAVSGRSMENIVGVATELGYLNFEKDILINIDAINKYPNDKLVIITTGSQGEPMSALTRMAASEHRKVNIIEGDMVIISATPIPGNEKLVSKVINQLFKKGADVIYEALADVHVSGHACQEELKLMHTLVKPKFFMPVHGEYRHLKQHFELALKLGTPEEKMLIMDIGDVVEVSRDAIKKNGTVPSGQVFVDGLGVGDVGNIVLRDRKHLSQDGILTVVITIEKETGNVIAGPDIISRGFVYVRESEELMEEAREVVKKSLKVCEEKHSTDWVTMKSTIKEGLRVFLYEKTKRRPMILPIIMEI
- a CDS encoding Fur family transcriptional regulator → MSILTSAQINKLKEDLKERGYKLTPQRRAIVDTIIDNEGSHLTVEEIYDQVKKTCPEIGLATVYRTIVLLEELGIIYKLDLNDGCSRYELVHEDETHRHHHLICNNCGKVIEVQGDLLESLEEKIEKGYKFKIKDHSVKFFGICEECYKKDNKD
- a CDS encoding DUF1292 domain-containing protein is translated as MEENVDTVVLEDEEGNEIEFEIITKFDIEGNEYLIVSSMQESETDAIALKILKDHEGNDVLVTVDNDEEFEMVAEAYGAIFSEDQLN
- the ruvX gene encoding Holliday junction resolvase RuvX, producing MRILGLDMGTKTIGVAISDPLGYTAQGITTIRRKNKKSDLDELRTICEEYGVETIVVGLPKNMNGSIGPQGESILSFTEHIKKALNLPIQMWDERLTTVAAERAMLEADLSRAKRKKIIDKVAATYILQGYLDRISK
- a CDS encoding IreB family regulatory phosphoprotein, whose amino-acid sequence is MSNNENTMQFDFDRDKQALTKKILTEVFDSLQEKGYNPVNQLVGYLISGDPTYITNYNGARALVRKLERDEILEEVLKSYLGIK
- the alaS gene encoding alanine--tRNA ligase — translated: MKYMSLNELRETYLKFFEAKNHLVIESFPLVPKEDKSLLLINAGMAPLKPYFTGLKTPPSKRVTTCQKCIRTGDIDNVGKTSRHATFFEMLGNFSFGDYFKDEIIPWSWEFVTKVLDIPKDKLYVTIYLEDDEAFDIWVNKTDIDPNMIFRLGKEDNFWEIGQGPCGPCSEIHFDRGEGEIKTKEDFIEASENDRIVEFWNLVFTQFNKDENGVYNKLDHPNIDTGMGLERIATIMQGTENIFEIDSIKDILLQVATISKVTYGKEKNVDVSLRIIADHAKSVAFLIADGVLPSNEGRGYVLRRLLRRAARHGRLLGIKRTFINDIVEKVIENYGGAYKELIDKKEYINKVILLEEERFNETIDAGIDILKEYIQEFQKEGKTSLEGIKAFKLYDTFGFPLELTEEILNEKGLTVDVEGFNKEMELQRKRARGARNETNYMGSNSGILEGIDKDLNSNFVGYKRFKDTSKVLLLIKGEENVSTLKAGESGIILVESTPFYAEMGGQVGDQGIIENDFFKADVYDCKKNISGKIMHFVNVINGEVSINDVVNLELNHKRRKAICRNHTATHLLHEALKRVLGNHIAQSGSYVDEDKLRFDFTHFEGVTWTQIKEVEMLVNEKIMEAFKVTTEEMTIKEAKDTGAIALFEDKYKENVRVVSIESFSKELCGGTHVNNSGEIGLFKILSESGVASGIRRVEAITGFKSIDYLENKEMRLKESSSILKCSEKDLIVKINSNIEELKDKEKEIYQLKSELAKGLEDEMLNDVKDVFGFKIITSELQNMDSNELREIADKLRNKIQNSLIVLASSKENKVNLVAMASKDAVSKGVHCGKIIKKAATIAGGGGGGRPDMAEAGGKNIEKIKEALESVEETLKELIK
- a CDS encoding AI-2E family transporter gives rise to the protein MKVLNKKIKCLVIFIGLLLIVYILFSIDIVRKLGSIAILSFILAYSLKPVHKKVMQLGINKKISAIFIISFFLVLFIFSFITIIPIIIRESKNLYPRLEYIESFISNIYERLRLSNNKTLMVLEELIGEKVNRYIVDISNSTVETIIEIGENSLGYAVVPVLSYYFLIDEKVISEKFLMIFPVKNRRVVTNIAKDIDEILGRYIISQFILSFVIWIFTFVSLVVFKIEFPLLLSLINGLFNIIPYFGPLFGAVPIIIMALFKSTEKALWITLFLYIIQQIEGDVVSPKIIGYSTSMHPMIIILLILIGGKLGGLLGLIVAVPIGVIIKVVYEDINYYLF
- a CDS encoding PRC-barrel domain-containing protein, with protein sequence MWRYKDIIFKKVIDKDGKSMGTVKDILINFSKAKVTGFKISSQSLIAKDINISIKDIIYINERIIAKGKCNNSFLEFNSIRHLEVIDKEGNIIGFLEDIIIDPEDYTIKAVVICEGFLYKLFSNKKIISPRNLILGDDNIIICKKEGIEFVNLPIKRLW